The following proteins are encoded in a genomic region of Brachypodium distachyon strain Bd21 chromosome 1, Brachypodium_distachyon_v3.0, whole genome shotgun sequence:
- the LOC100822725 gene encoding E4 SUMO-protein ligase PIAL2 isoform X2: MAGIAASLPPTAPAPAQQQQMQQQQQAREQLQKAVEMNAQRLRAIGERIRGHFRGGAAALPPAELSHLVYAFARGIDYALSGGDVPKMAPEVPDILRKVYQLRREPSIQSSVMVLIISCKLSGNFCTPVSEPPNDSTVLEIISTVMPRYYPKLKFDRLIISLEAKAGYDILMADFFIHRNLPKNEKISLIVVQKENLGVSSCITNPPHVSFLVNGKGVDKRTNVSQETGPQFPTDITKMLKFGANILQAVGYFNASYIIAVAFVNSLTSFDAPKLDDYAQPVTIDVPDSDVLEGPSKVSLKCPISFRRIKTPIKGRLCKHYQCFDYDNYMDMNLRKPNWRCPCCNTPSNFLDLRIDQKMAKVLQEMGDDIINVLLFPDGSWKVDSVHDEKSDRHAAHTVQQNGDAVETDATPSDVIDLINRDDDGDLPMRSASTSEDMKPLLNSQDLSVADYLLDLPISTSAQSEDLHVGGHNRCSTGTSTSGQNPLLSSAGGPVPSSYGTLESILPRDILQAQPVTTDTASPFQISNSTFAMQQFSQGPYPTMMQMQPRIDSLLASEVARPPVPRNVRREPVAVQALAVPSHNSSRRVQPNVSYWPPTPHTLQSSAASSNYQAHHVPNADSIITSMISGVGPLSRAPDGASFLHLQSTQQDMRRVMGLAAPPLMGTRPAAGGRGQGRGANAAYGTPFSQQHQSFDQRQLNNRMGQMITQLGGAVSQALTNYHYAPQQSQAMRSQVVSRPATPQAQPRVQSPGLASAVTTPATPLVEASDLQDLQMDPNWQPTGQMRGSLVGSAYDQALDRYLNSGGSQRTGQARPPGR, from the exons ATGGCGGGCATCGCAGCATCGCTCccgcccacggcgccggcgcctgcgcaacagcagcagatgcagcagcagcagcaggccagGGAGCAGCTGCAGAAGGCGGTGGAGATGAACGCGCAGCGCCTCAGGGCCATCGGCGAGCGCATCAGGGGCCActtccgcggcggcgcggccgcgctCCCCCCCGCCGAGCTCTCCCACCTCGTCTACGCCTTCGCCAG AGGGATCGATTACGCGCTCTCGGGCGGTGACGTGCCTAAGATGGCGCCCGAAGTACCTGACATTTTGAGAAAG GTATATCAGCTGAGGAGAGAGCCATCTATACAATCTTCTGTCATGGTACTGATCATATCATGCAAG CTATCTGGCAACTTCTGCACGCCCGTTAGCGAGCCACCTAATGACAGCACTGTGCTTGAAATAATTTCAACAGTAATGCCAAG GTATTATCCTAAGTTGAAGTTTGACCGTCTAATCATTTCATTGGAAGCAAAG GCTGGGTATGATATTTTGATGGCTGActtctttattcatagaaatCTACCTAAAAATGAAAAGATT AGTTTAATTGTTGTCCAAAAGGAAAATTTAGGTGTCTCATCGTGCATCACAAACCCACCGCATGTCAG TTTTTTAGTAAATGGAAAAGGCGTGGACAAAAGGACTAATGTTTCACAG GAAACAGGACCCCAGTTCCCCACTGATATCACCAAGATGCTAAAATTTGGTGCGAACATCTTACAAGCTGTTGGATATTTTAATG CTAGCTACATTATAGCTGTAGCATTTGTGAACAGTTTGACATCGTTTGATGCTCCCAAACTTGATGACTATGCCCAACCAGTCACAATAGATGTTCCTG ATTCAGATGTACTTGAAGGGCCATCAAAAGTTTCCCTGAAGTGCCCCATAAG TTTTAGGCGCATAAAAACCCCAATTAAAGGGCGTCTATGCAAACACTACCAG TGTTTTGATTATGATAATTACATGGATATGAACTTGAGGAAACCGAACTGGCGCTGTCCATGTTGTAATACTCCTTCCAATTTCCTTGACCTACGAATTGATCAGAAGATGGCCAAG gTATTACAAGAGATGGGAGATGATATCATTAATGTTCTTCTATTCCCTGATGGATCTTGGAAAGTTGATTCAGTTCATGACGAGAAATCAGATAGACATGCAGCTCATACAGTTCAGCAGAATGGGGATGCTGTAGAAACTGATGCAACTCCTTCCGATGTCATAGACCTGATAAACagagatgatgatggtgatCTGCCTATGAGGTCGGCTTCTACTTCAGAAGATATGAAACCTCTGTTGAATAGCCAAGATTTATCTGTGGCTGACTATCTTCTGGATTTGCCTATAAGCACGTCTGCTCAGTCAGAAGATCTACATGTAGGTGGACATAACAGATGTAGCACCGGAACTTCGACTTCTGGCCAAAATCCTTTACTATCGTCTGCTGGTGGACCCGTACCTAGTTCTTATGGGACCTTGGAGTCTATTCTGCCTAGAGATATCCTGCAAGCGCAACCTGTTACGACAGATACCGCCTCTCCTTTTCAAATCTCCAATTCAACATTTGCCATGCAGCAATTTTCACAAGGACCATACCCCACTATGATGCAGATGCAACCACGGATAGATTCTTTACTTGCATCAGAAGTAGCACGGCCTCCTGTACCTAGAAATGTCAGGAGAGAACCTGTAGCAGTCCAGGCTCTGGCAGTGCCCTCACATAATTCATCTAGAAGGGTCCAGCCAAATGTCTCGTATTGGCCACCTACTCCTCACACCCTGCAATCCAGTGCAGCTTCTTCAAACTACCAAGCACACCATGTGCCAAATGCAGACAGCATCATCACATCGATGATTAGTGGTGTTGGGCCACTCTCAAGAGCTCCTGATGGTGCCTCATTCTTGCATCTACAGTCAACACAACAG GACATGCGCCGGGTAATGGGTCTTGCTGCACCACCTCTCATGGGTACAAGACCTGCAGCAGGAGGCCGAGGACAGGGCAGAGGTGCTAATGCTGCCTATGGAACTCCCTTTTCCCAACAACATCAGAGCTTTGATCAGAGACAGTTGAACAATCGAATGGGCCAGATGATTACCCAACTAGGCGGTGCAGTTAGCCAGGCCCTGACGAACTATCACTACGCACCCCAGCAAAGCCAGGCAATGAGATCACAAGTTGTGTCCCGACCAGCAACTCCGCAGGCACAGCCGCGTGTGCAGTCTCCCGGTCTAGCATCCGCTGTTACCACTCCTGCCACGCCCCTCGTCGAAGCTTCTGATCTCCAGGATCTTCAGATGGACCCGAACTGGCAGCCCACAGGGCAGATGCGGGGGAGTCTGGTAGGTTCTGCCTATGATCAGGCCCTGGACCGTTATTTGAACTCTGGCGGCAGTCAGCGGACAGGTCAGGCTCGGCCACCTGGCAGGTAA
- the LOC100822725 gene encoding E4 SUMO-protein ligase PIAL2 isoform X1 — protein sequence MAGIAASLPPTAPAPAQQQQMQQQQQAREQLQKAVEMNAQRLRAIGERIRGHFRGGAAALPPAELSHLVYAFARGIDYALSGGDVPKMAPEVPDILRKVYQLRREPSIQSSVMVLIISCKNACKSKWFQPADYIDVLRMADELSGNFCTPVSEPPNDSTVLEIISTVMPRYYPKLKFDRLIISLEAKAGYDILMADFFIHRNLPKNEKISLIVVQKENLGVSSCITNPPHVSFLVNGKGVDKRTNVSQETGPQFPTDITKMLKFGANILQAVGYFNASYIIAVAFVNSLTSFDAPKLDDYAQPVTIDVPDSDVLEGPSKVSLKCPISFRRIKTPIKGRLCKHYQCFDYDNYMDMNLRKPNWRCPCCNTPSNFLDLRIDQKMAKVLQEMGDDIINVLLFPDGSWKVDSVHDEKSDRHAAHTVQQNGDAVETDATPSDVIDLINRDDDGDLPMRSASTSEDMKPLLNSQDLSVADYLLDLPISTSAQSEDLHVGGHNRCSTGTSTSGQNPLLSSAGGPVPSSYGTLESILPRDILQAQPVTTDTASPFQISNSTFAMQQFSQGPYPTMMQMQPRIDSLLASEVARPPVPRNVRREPVAVQALAVPSHNSSRRVQPNVSYWPPTPHTLQSSAASSNYQAHHVPNADSIITSMISGVGPLSRAPDGASFLHLQSTQQDMRRVMGLAAPPLMGTRPAAGGRGQGRGANAAYGTPFSQQHQSFDQRQLNNRMGQMITQLGGAVSQALTNYHYAPQQSQAMRSQVVSRPATPQAQPRVQSPGLASAVTTPATPLVEASDLQDLQMDPNWQPTGQMRGSLVGSAYDQALDRYLNSGGSQRTGQARPPGR from the exons ATGGCGGGCATCGCAGCATCGCTCccgcccacggcgccggcgcctgcgcaacagcagcagatgcagcagcagcagcaggccagGGAGCAGCTGCAGAAGGCGGTGGAGATGAACGCGCAGCGCCTCAGGGCCATCGGCGAGCGCATCAGGGGCCActtccgcggcggcgcggccgcgctCCCCCCCGCCGAGCTCTCCCACCTCGTCTACGCCTTCGCCAG AGGGATCGATTACGCGCTCTCGGGCGGTGACGTGCCTAAGATGGCGCCCGAAGTACCTGACATTTTGAGAAAG GTATATCAGCTGAGGAGAGAGCCATCTATACAATCTTCTGTCATGGTACTGATCATATCATGCAAG AATGCTTGTAAAAGTAAATGGTTTCAACCTGCAGATTACATTGACGTTCTCAGAATGGCTGATGAG CTATCTGGCAACTTCTGCACGCCCGTTAGCGAGCCACCTAATGACAGCACTGTGCTTGAAATAATTTCAACAGTAATGCCAAG GTATTATCCTAAGTTGAAGTTTGACCGTCTAATCATTTCATTGGAAGCAAAG GCTGGGTATGATATTTTGATGGCTGActtctttattcatagaaatCTACCTAAAAATGAAAAGATT AGTTTAATTGTTGTCCAAAAGGAAAATTTAGGTGTCTCATCGTGCATCACAAACCCACCGCATGTCAG TTTTTTAGTAAATGGAAAAGGCGTGGACAAAAGGACTAATGTTTCACAG GAAACAGGACCCCAGTTCCCCACTGATATCACCAAGATGCTAAAATTTGGTGCGAACATCTTACAAGCTGTTGGATATTTTAATG CTAGCTACATTATAGCTGTAGCATTTGTGAACAGTTTGACATCGTTTGATGCTCCCAAACTTGATGACTATGCCCAACCAGTCACAATAGATGTTCCTG ATTCAGATGTACTTGAAGGGCCATCAAAAGTTTCCCTGAAGTGCCCCATAAG TTTTAGGCGCATAAAAACCCCAATTAAAGGGCGTCTATGCAAACACTACCAG TGTTTTGATTATGATAATTACATGGATATGAACTTGAGGAAACCGAACTGGCGCTGTCCATGTTGTAATACTCCTTCCAATTTCCTTGACCTACGAATTGATCAGAAGATGGCCAAG gTATTACAAGAGATGGGAGATGATATCATTAATGTTCTTCTATTCCCTGATGGATCTTGGAAAGTTGATTCAGTTCATGACGAGAAATCAGATAGACATGCAGCTCATACAGTTCAGCAGAATGGGGATGCTGTAGAAACTGATGCAACTCCTTCCGATGTCATAGACCTGATAAACagagatgatgatggtgatCTGCCTATGAGGTCGGCTTCTACTTCAGAAGATATGAAACCTCTGTTGAATAGCCAAGATTTATCTGTGGCTGACTATCTTCTGGATTTGCCTATAAGCACGTCTGCTCAGTCAGAAGATCTACATGTAGGTGGACATAACAGATGTAGCACCGGAACTTCGACTTCTGGCCAAAATCCTTTACTATCGTCTGCTGGTGGACCCGTACCTAGTTCTTATGGGACCTTGGAGTCTATTCTGCCTAGAGATATCCTGCAAGCGCAACCTGTTACGACAGATACCGCCTCTCCTTTTCAAATCTCCAATTCAACATTTGCCATGCAGCAATTTTCACAAGGACCATACCCCACTATGATGCAGATGCAACCACGGATAGATTCTTTACTTGCATCAGAAGTAGCACGGCCTCCTGTACCTAGAAATGTCAGGAGAGAACCTGTAGCAGTCCAGGCTCTGGCAGTGCCCTCACATAATTCATCTAGAAGGGTCCAGCCAAATGTCTCGTATTGGCCACCTACTCCTCACACCCTGCAATCCAGTGCAGCTTCTTCAAACTACCAAGCACACCATGTGCCAAATGCAGACAGCATCATCACATCGATGATTAGTGGTGTTGGGCCACTCTCAAGAGCTCCTGATGGTGCCTCATTCTTGCATCTACAGTCAACACAACAG GACATGCGCCGGGTAATGGGTCTTGCTGCACCACCTCTCATGGGTACAAGACCTGCAGCAGGAGGCCGAGGACAGGGCAGAGGTGCTAATGCTGCCTATGGAACTCCCTTTTCCCAACAACATCAGAGCTTTGATCAGAGACAGTTGAACAATCGAATGGGCCAGATGATTACCCAACTAGGCGGTGCAGTTAGCCAGGCCCTGACGAACTATCACTACGCACCCCAGCAAAGCCAGGCAATGAGATCACAAGTTGTGTCCCGACCAGCAACTCCGCAGGCACAGCCGCGTGTGCAGTCTCCCGGTCTAGCATCCGCTGTTACCACTCCTGCCACGCCCCTCGTCGAAGCTTCTGATCTCCAGGATCTTCAGATGGACCCGAACTGGCAGCCCACAGGGCAGATGCGGGGGAGTCTGGTAGGTTCTGCCTATGATCAGGCCCTGGACCGTTATTTGAACTCTGGCGGCAGTCAGCGGACAGGTCAGGCTCGGCCACCTGGCAGGTAA
- the LOC100821462 gene encoding L-type lectin-domain containing receptor kinase IV.2, translating to MLPRSLLLCVFFLLVTSASYPNNGFTYNDFSSSMLRLDGVASITSKALKLTDGAPQKVGRAFYGRRLDSISSFSTTFVFVITSQYSDLSSHGLAFTLSATTDSLLDALPSQFLGMFNDENVGNTTNQLFAVELDTIINSEFRDLDDNHVGIDVNNLVSISSHTAGYYTSNDTFSPLRLASGEPMQVWVDYDANSHQVNVSLAPYLERKPERPLLSSIVNLTSVLPRSVYVGFASATGLLRCIHQIIGWSFNPNGAATPLDYSVLSEVIKDVRREAQSHPDTSRHILLPITIMSVFIVLVMLVALYIYMKKARKSGEWEIDCGSPSFTYKDLVRATSGFSDRMLLGKGGFGKVYKGMLQTSSQNVAIKRISPDSKQGMKEFIAEITILGHLRHRNLVQLLGYCRHKNELLIVYDYMPNGSLDRVLHGQGNQTIDWVHRFNIIKGIASGLLYLHEDWEKVVIHRDIKASNVLLDNKMTGRLGDFGLARLHNHGTDAHTTHLAGTWGYIAPELARLGRATKATDVFAFGVFMLEVACGRHPIEVNNYGEPMLLTDWVIDAWESGSVLKTVDPKLEDYVKEEAELVLKLGLLCSHSVHSARPCMRLVMQYLVKDVLLPDFKASFLSLTIKDEDFDQHILSCNSVATTMTGLSGGR from the coding sequence ATGCTGCCACGTTCCCTACTACTAtgtgtcttcttcctcctcgtcaccTCTGCGTCCTACCCCAACAATGGTTTCACCTACAACGATTTCTCTTCTAGCATGCTCCGGCTTGATGGTGTAGCTTCAATAACAAGCAAAGCTCTTAAGCTAACCGATGGCGCTCCCCAGAAGGTAGGGCGTGCTTTCTATGGACGCCGGTTGGACTCTATTTCCTCATTCTCGACAACCTTCGTGTTCGTCATCACTAGCCAGTATAGTGATTTGAGCAGTCATGGCCTTGCCTTTACGCTTTCTGCCACGACGGACTCTTTGTTGGATGCCCTCCCATCTCAGTTCTTGGGCATGTTCAACGACGAAAACGTCGGTAATACAACAAACCAACTCTTTGCTGTTGAGCTTGATACCATAATTAATAGTGAATTCAGGGACCTTGATGATAACCATGTTGGAATCGATGTAAACAACTTGGTTTCTATCAGTTCCCATACAGCTGGTTACTACACCTCAAACGACACGTTTTCTCCCTTGAGGCTTGCTAGCGGTGAACCGATGCAAGTATGGGTAGACTATGATGCCAATTCACATCAGGTGAATGTCAGTTTAGCACCTTACTTGGAGCGGAAGCCTGAACGCCCACTGCTATCAAGCATTGTCAATCTCACATCTGTGTTGCCAAGGTCAGTCTATGTTGGCTTTGCTTCGGCAACTGGCCTTTTAAGGTGCATACACCAAATTATTGGCTGGAGTTTCAATCCAAACGGGGCGGCTACACCACTTGACTACTCAGTGTTGTCTGAAGTTATAAAGGATGTTCGTAGGGAAGCACAAAGTCACCCAGATACCTCCAGGCACATTCTTTTACCGATTACTATCATGTCAGTGTTCATTGTGCTTGTTATGCTTGTTGCTCTTTATATTTATATGAAGAAGGCAAGGAAAAGTGGTGAGTGGGAAATCGATTGTGGGTCTCCATCTTTCACATATAAAGATCTAGTGAGGGCAACCAGCGGTTTCAGTGATAGGATGCTACTAGGGAAAGGAGGATTTGGAAAGGTTTACAAAGGGATGCTACAAACCTCCAGTCAAAATGTCGCGATCAAGCGGATTTCACCAGATTCAAAGCAAGGGATGAAGGAATTTATAGCTGAGATAACTATTCTTGGTCATCTCCGCCATCGCAATCTTGTCCAGTTGCTCGGTTATTGTCGTCACAAAAATGAGCTTCTTATAGTTTATGATTATATGCCAAATGGTAGTCTCGACAGAGTTTTGCATGGTCAAGGTAATCAGACCATAGATTGGGTACATAGATTTAACATTATAAAAGGTATTGCATCTGGTCTTCTCTATCTCCATGAGGATTGGGAGAAAGTTGTCATCCATCGAGACATCAAGGCGAGCAATGTTCTCCTTGATAACAAAATGACTGGAAGACTTGGTGATTTCGGTCTTGCGAGATTGCACAACCATGGAACAGACGCCCACACCACGCATTTGGCTGGCACCTGGGGTTACATTGCTCCTGAGCTAGCCAGGCTAGGAAGAGCAACCAAGGCAACTGATGTTTTTGCATTCGGGGTGTTCATGCTGGAGGTTGCTTGTGGGAGGCATCCAATAGAAGTGAATAATTATGGCGAGCCGATGCTGCTAACAGATTGGGTGATCGATGCATGGGAGAGTGGTTCAGTCCTCAAAACTGTAGACCCAAAATTAGAAGATTATGtcaaggaggaggcagagTTAGTACTAAAGCTTGGCCTGCTATGCTCACATTCAGTACACAGTGCTAGGCCATGCATGCGCCTAGTTATGCAATACCTTGTAAAGGATGTGTTACTCCCAGATTTCAAAGCAAGCTTTTTAAGCCTTACTATCAAGGATGAAGACTTCGATCAGCATATCCTTTCATGCAATTCTGTGGCGACGACCATGACCGGTCTTTCTGGAGGAAGATAA
- the LOC100821773 gene encoding uncharacterized protein LOC100821773: MAVRSSLRCATAAAALALHHQQPAFLAAVRLRLRRIPTRRAMSSSSSAAAAAAPHQAGTWHAVPDLSLRDHRFAVPLDHSAGSTPTITVFAREVVAAGKEEAPLPYLMYLQGGPGFESPRPMEASGWVKKACEEYRVVLLDQRGTGLSTPLTTSSLSQITSAVEQVEYLKHFRADNIVKDAEFIRLNLVPDAKPWTILGQSYGGFCAVTYLSFAPEGLKSVLLTGGLPPLGETCTANTVYRACFKQVQQQNEKYYKRYPHDIQVIHEVVRYLSESEGKGVRLPSGGRLTPKMLQCLGLSGLGSGGGFERLHYLLERVWDPILVPGAKKNISYYFLKEFEMWLGFDQNPLYALLHESIYCEGSSSKWSADKIFHEHGSLFDPVMATEEGRPVYFIGEMVFPCIFDEIHALRSLKEAAHLLAEKEDWPPLYDISVLNNNKVPVAAAVYYEDMYVNFNIAKETASQIAGIRLWVTNEYMHSGLRDGGTHVFEHLMGLLNGKKPLF; encoded by the exons ATGGCCGTCAGATCGTCACTCCGTTgcgcgaccgccgccgccgcgctcgcacTCCACCACCAACAGCCagccttcctcgccgccgtccgcctccGGCTTCGCCGGATCCCGACGAGGAGAGCCatgtcttcgtcgtcgtcggctgccgccgccgccgcgccgcaccAGGCCGGGACGTGGCACGCGGTGCCGGACCTCAGCCTCCGCGACCACCGTTTCGCCGTCCCTCTCGACCACTCCGCCGGCTCCACGCCCACCATCACCGTCTTCGCCCGCGAGGTCGTCGCAG CCGGAAAAGAAGAGGCACCTTTGCCTTATTTGATGTACCTACAAGGTGGACCAGGATTCGAAAGTCCTCGTCCCATGGAAGCAAGTGGATGGGTAAAGAAAGCATGTGAAGAATACCGCGTGGTGTTACTTGATCAG CGAGGAACAGGATTGTCAACACCGTTGACAACATCATCTCTTTCACAAATAACATCTGCAGTAGAGCAGGTGGAGTATTTGAAGCATTTCAGGGCAGATAACATAGTTAAGGATGCAGAATTTATTCGTCTGAACCTTGTACCAGATGCCAAGCCGTGGACAATTCTGGGACAG AGTTATGGCGGATTTTGTGCTGTTACATATTTGAGTTTTGCTCCAGAAGGCCTGAAATCTGTACTATTGACTGGAGGGCTTCCACCACTAGGAGAGACTTGCACAGCAAATACTGTGTACAGAGCCTGCTTTAAACAGGTTCAGCAGCAAAATGAGAAGTACTATAAGAGGTATCCTCATGATATACAAGTCATTCACGAGGTTGTAAGATACTTAAGTGAATCTGAAGGGAAAGGA GTTCGTCTTCCATCAGGTGGCAGGTTAACTCCTAAGATGTTACAGTGCCTTGGATTATCTGGTTTAGGTTCTGGTGGAGGATTTGAAAGGCTACATTATCT GCTCGAGAGAGTGTGGGATCCTATACTTGTTCCTGGTGCAAAAAAGAATATAAGCTATTACTTCCTGAAAGAG TTTGAAATGTGGTTAGGTTTTGATCAAAATCCTCTTTATGCTCTCTTGCATGAGTCTATCTACTGTGAG GGATCTTCTTCAAAATGGTCAGCCGACAAGATTTTCCATGAACATGGAAGTTTGTTTGATCCTGTTATGGCTACGGAAGAAGGCCGTCCTGTATATTTTATTGGCGAG ATGGTATTTCCGTGTATTTTCGATGAGATCCATGCTTTGCGAAGCCTAAAGGAGGCTGCCCATTTGTTAGCTGAGAAGGAGGACTGGCCTCCATTGTACGACATCAGCGTCTTGAACAACAATAAG GTTCCGGTGGCCGCCGCGGTGTACTATGAGGACATGTACGTCAACTTCAACATCGCCAAGGAGACGGCCTCGCAGATTGCCGGGATCCGGCTGTGGGTTACCAACGAGTACATGCACTCCGGCCTCCGTGACGGCGGCACCCACGTCTTCGAGCATCTCATGGGTCTTTTGAATGGCAAGAAGCCTCTCTTTTAG